The Triticum aestivum cultivar Chinese Spring chromosome 3A, IWGSC CS RefSeq v2.1, whole genome shotgun sequence genome includes a region encoding these proteins:
- the LOC123061427 gene encoding uncharacterized protein, which yields MAAGGSGGGVDIGADSERRLKKAMDKLYHFPKPKPSPSPGSKPSSSFTPSSWRAGKAADAGRRFGVVRGSRLPPQMAAMSAMSPPPPCRPWDRRDLVRRLSSFKAMTWFAKPKVVSPVNCARRGWTNVEPDIITCEACGARLLFSSPSSWTPQQVEKAASVFSLKLDTGHKLLCPWIDNICDESLALFPPTPPPVLVENYYECFSSLLRLSSLPRISPSSLDIMRKWSPQLEQFLLEPFSSSVVLKGGFMLTEDSTIRDLDGTFQDAGIYYQALKIISLCGWEPRLLHYAVDCATKSHSDASSTSIFAQPEKMNNTLEDRVVIYSHKEVDGSPAIPDANQGDQHYDPSSVVLDCQFCGACVALWRFSLVERPLQLFKLVSDSNTQDEQSNGHANLVSGVEPSKSANVGFNFTIAGGPPPTRQSFRPRVSFPVVSRHLKADLNSRGKSFSSGSDREIVSVALHASGPMKRKRSMDKLHTLEGINTISNDVDTSAKGAHHDHGGDNSEKQIANLGVNTDQIQGCSPSDTTEDINMEEVVNGEPESGVATSRSMTSTNLKLDQHGIDPKFSPVEDTREEPTNDRNSIQTHTNMSKPAEVGTITKSSTNMEKGVEPSGKKQGLYDQMNEFDPIKQHRTFCPWISPDNSDALPGWRLTLLALLAHDKRVDGDSQLETKLRLLNEEEDPVTSVRKLFMTPPSKKPRIHQAEKS from the exons ATggccgccggcggcagcggcggtggcgtaGACATCGGGGCTGATTCCGAGCGGCGCCTCAAGAAGGCCATGGACAAGCTCTACCACTTCCCCAAGCCCAAGCCTAGCCCCAGCCCCGGCTCCAAACCCTCCTCCTCGTTCACTCCCAG CTCGTGGAGGGCGGGGAAGGCGGCGGATGCCGGGAGGAGGTTCGGGGTTGTGCGGGGGTCGCGGCTCCCGCCGCAGATGGCCGCCATGTCAGCGATGTCTCCGCCTCCGCCATGCCGCCCCTGGGACCGCCGTGACCTTGTGCGGCGGCTCTCCTCATTCAAGGCCATGACCTGGTTCGCGAAGCCCAAG GTTGTTAGTCCTGTTAACTGTGCTAGGAGAGGGTGGACTAATGTTGAACCGGACATTATAACGTGTGAGGCATGTGGGGCACGTCTCCTCTTTTCCTCTCCTTCCTCGTGGACACCACAGCAAG TTGAAAAGGCTGCTTCTGTTTTCAGCTTGAAACTGGACACTGGACACAAACTACTCTGTCCATGGATCGACAACATATGTGATGAATCACTTGCCTTATTTCCACCCACACCTCCTCCTGTTTTAGTTGAGAACTACTATGAGTGCTTCTCGTCTCTGCTGAGGCTTTCATCACTTCCAAGAATTTCCCCCTCTTCTCTGGATATCATGAGGAAGTGGAGTCCACAACTAGAACAGTTCCTATTGGAGCCGTTCTCTTCATCAGTTGTCCTTAAAGGGGGATTTATGCTTACTGAAGACTCAACTATTAGGGATCTAGATGGCACTTTTCAAGATGCTGGCATATATTATCAG GCACTCAAGATAATAAGCTTATGTGGATGGGAACCACGCCTACTTCATTATGCTGTTGATTGTGCAACCAAATCTCACTCAGATGCAAGCTCTACCTCCATATTTGCCCAACCAGAGAAAATGAACAACACACTGGAAGATCGGGTCGTAATTTACTCACACAAGGAAGTTGATGGTTCTCCAGCAATTCCAGATGCTAATCAAGGAGATCAACATTATGATCCATCATCCGTTGTTTTAGATTGTCAGTTTTGTGGAGCCTGTGTTGCCTTGTGGCGTTTTTCCCTTGTAGAACGACCTCTTCAACTTTTTAAGCTTGTATCAGATTCGAATACACAAGATGAGCAAAGTAATGGACATGCTAACCTAGTCAGTGGAGTAGAACCTTCAAAGTCTGCAAATGTTGGTTTTAATTTTACCATTGCTGGTGGTCCTCCGCCGACTAGACAGAGTTTTCGACCAAGAGTTTCATTTCCTGTTGTCAGTCGACACTTGAAAGCTGACTTGAACTCCCGTGGAAAATCATTTTCATCCGGAAGTGATAGAGAGATTGTTTCTGTTGCTTTGCATGCTTCAGGGCCCATGAAGCGCAAACGAAGCATGGATAAGCTTCATACGTTGGAAGGCATTAACACAATCTCCAATGATGTTGATACATCGGCCAAAGGGGCACATCACGATCATGGAGGTGATAATTCTGAAAAGCAGATTGCAAACTTGGGAGTAAACACTGATCAAATTCAAGGGTGTTCACCTTCAGATACAACTGAGGATATTAATATGGAAGAAGTTGTCAATGGAGAACCAGAATCAGGTGTTGCCACAAGCAGAAGTATGACGAGCACGAACTTGAAACTTGATCAACACGGAATAGATCCCAAGTTTTCACCTGTTGAGGATACAAGAGAAGAACCTACTAATGATCGGAACTCTATACAGACACATACAAACATGTCCAAGCCAGCTGAGGTTGGCACAATCACAAAATCGTCCACCAACATGGAAAAAGGTGTAGAGCCATCAG GGAAAAAACAAGGCCTGTATGACCAAATGAATGAGTTTGATCCTATCAAGCAGCACCGGACATTCTGCCCTTGGATATCCCCTGATAACAGTGATGCCTTGCCTGGATGGAGGCTGACTCTTTTGGCGTTACTTGCTCATGATAAAAGAGTTGATGGAGATTCACAATTGGAGACTAAGCTCAGGCTTCTCAATGAG GAGGAGGATCCGGTTACATCTGTTAGAAAGCTTTTCATGACACCGCCTTCCAAGAAGCCGAGGATACATCAAGCAGAGAAGAGCTGA